The following proteins are co-located in the Gemmatimonadaceae bacterium genome:
- a CDS encoding nitrilase-related carbon-nitrogen hydrolase, translating to MSNPLNDAGASVEDVRDAMLAKHLPMIEEAGLKGVQILCLQEIFNGPYFCPSQDSRWCDIAEAVPGPTVELMQQIAKKHEMVIIVPVYEREMAGVYYNTAAVIDADGTYLGKYRKNHIPQTSGFWEKYFFKPGNLGYPTFQTRYAKIGVYICYDRHFPEGARLLGLHGAEIVYNPSATVKGLSQYLWKLEQPAHAVANGYFMGCINRVGTEAPWNIGKFYGTSYFVDPRGNFLAVGSEQDDELVIADLDLGMIEEVRRTWQFYRDRRPDTYSDLTEQLP from the coding sequence ATGAGCAACCCTCTCAACGACGCAGGGGCGTCGGTTGAAGACGTGCGCGACGCGATGCTCGCGAAGCACCTGCCGATGATCGAGGAGGCCGGGCTCAAGGGCGTTCAGATCCTGTGCCTGCAGGAGATCTTCAACGGCCCGTACTTCTGCCCGAGCCAGGACTCGCGCTGGTGCGACATCGCCGAGGCCGTGCCCGGTCCCACGGTCGAGCTGATGCAGCAGATCGCGAAGAAGCACGAGATGGTGATCATCGTGCCGGTGTACGAGCGCGAGATGGCGGGCGTGTACTACAACACCGCCGCGGTGATCGACGCGGACGGCACGTACCTCGGCAAGTACCGCAAGAATCACATTCCGCAGACGTCCGGGTTCTGGGAGAAATACTTCTTCAAGCCCGGCAACCTCGGCTACCCCACGTTCCAGACGCGGTACGCCAAGATCGGCGTGTACATCTGCTATGACCGGCACTTTCCCGAGGGCGCGCGGCTCCTCGGTCTGCACGGCGCGGAGATCGTGTACAATCCGTCCGCCACGGTGAAGGGATTGTCGCAGTACCTGTGGAAGCTTGAGCAGCCGGCGCACGCGGTCGCGAACGGCTACTTCATGGGCTGCATCAACCGCGTCGGCACAGAGGCGCCGTGGAACATCGGCAAGTTCTACGGCACGAGCTACTTCGTGGATCCGCGCGGCAACTTCCTGGCGGTCGGCAGCGAGCAAGACGACGAGTTGGTGATCGCCGACCTCGACCTCGGCATGATCGAAGAAGTCCGCCGCACCTGGCAGTTCTACCGCGACCGCCGGCCGGATACATACTCTGATTTGACCGAGCAGTTGCCATGA
- the hydA gene encoding dihydropyrimidinase, with the protein MSLLIRGGRIITATEDYVADVYAAGETITRIEPSIDPKSLPPKDLEIVDATGKYVFPGFIDPHVHIHLPFMGTHAADDYESASRAALAGGTTTVIEMICPGPTDEPWDAFEVWKSKADGISAMDYTFHMSVVRFDESARQQFRRIVGAGVASFKVFLAYKGALDLSDEDLFAAMKLARELGVIVTAHCENAEAIDAMQQALLAEGKTGPEWHGPSRPPVVEASGVHHICSFAALLGTHVYTVHTSCDDAVREALAARYRGVDVWIEAVAPHLVLDESYAGRGNFEGAKYVMSPPLREKRNQDVLWNGLKSRAISTIGTDHAPFRFEDQKQMGRDAFTKIPNGIASIQERVDLIHTHGVMAGRMDLNTMVDACSTQAARIFGMYPRKGTVQVGSDADLVVYDPAYRGKFSLDESHSNVDYNAYEGWDRIGRSVVVTVRGRIQARDGQFVGTLGRGQFIEREATH; encoded by the coding sequence ATGTCTCTGCTGATACGCGGCGGGCGGATCATTACGGCGACGGAGGACTATGTCGCGGACGTGTACGCGGCGGGCGAGACGATCACGCGCATCGAGCCGAGCATTGATCCGAAGTCGCTACCGCCGAAGGATCTCGAGATAGTGGACGCAACGGGGAAGTACGTGTTCCCGGGATTCATCGACCCGCACGTGCACATCCACCTGCCGTTCATGGGCACGCACGCAGCCGACGACTACGAGTCGGCGAGCAGGGCCGCGCTGGCGGGCGGGACCACCACTGTCATCGAGATGATCTGCCCGGGCCCCACCGACGAGCCGTGGGACGCGTTCGAAGTGTGGAAGTCCAAGGCCGACGGCATCTCGGCCATGGACTACACCTTCCACATGTCCGTCGTGCGGTTCGACGAATCCGCGCGGCAGCAGTTCCGCAGGATCGTCGGTGCCGGCGTCGCGTCGTTCAAGGTCTTCCTGGCGTACAAGGGAGCGCTCGACCTGTCGGACGAAGACCTCTTTGCCGCGATGAAGCTCGCGCGCGAGCTGGGCGTCATCGTCACGGCGCACTGCGAGAACGCCGAAGCGATCGACGCGATGCAGCAAGCATTGCTCGCGGAGGGGAAGACGGGTCCCGAATGGCACGGCCCGTCCCGCCCGCCCGTCGTCGAGGCGAGCGGCGTGCACCACATCTGCTCGTTCGCCGCGCTGCTCGGCACGCACGTCTACACCGTGCACACGTCCTGCGACGACGCGGTGCGCGAAGCGCTCGCGGCGCGGTATCGCGGAGTGGACGTGTGGATCGAAGCCGTCGCGCCGCACCTCGTGCTCGACGAGAGCTACGCCGGGCGCGGGAATTTCGAGGGCGCGAAGTACGTCATGTCGCCGCCGCTCCGGGAGAAGCGCAACCAGGACGTGCTCTGGAACGGGCTCAAGTCGCGCGCGATCAGCACGATCGGCACCGACCACGCGCCGTTCCGCTTCGAGGACCAGAAGCAGATGGGGCGCGACGCGTTCACGAAGATTCCCAACGGGATCGCCAGCATCCAGGAGCGCGTGGACCTGATTCACACGCACGGCGTCATGGCCGGGCGGATGGATCTCAACACGATGGTGGACGCGTGCAGCACGCAGGCCGCGCGGATCTTCGGGATGTATCCGCGCAAGGGGACGGTGCAGGTCGGCAGCGATGCCGACCTCGTGGTGTACGATCCGGCTTACCGCGGGAAATTCTCGCTGGACGAGAGCCACTCCAACGTGGACTACAACGCTTACGAGGGTTGGGATCGGATCGGCCGGTCGGTCGTCGTTACGGTGCGAGGAAGGATCCAGGCGCGCGACGGCCAGTTCGTCGGCACACTGGGACGCGGACAATTCATCGAGAGGGAGGCGACCCATTGA